AACTATTCAACGGGGGTTTGATGGAGTTTCGAGGCATTATGAGAAAGTCCTCGAAATAATTGATTCAAGGTGGATGACCAACTCAAGCGACCGTTGCACTCCGCCGGGTATATTTTGAATCCGGGATTGTACTTTAAATCAACGATGAGTGAGGAGAAAATTGCTAAAGTGTGGGAGAGTTACTACACTTGTGTTGAGACGATGGTCCCCGATCTTTCCACACAAGATTTACTACTTGCTGAGCTTGCTAAGTACAAAAGTGCGGATGGATTGTTTGGTTCTGGTCAAGCTAGAGCCAGAGACACGAGGTCACCGGGTTAGTGAATTGGTTTGGTTATCTTTATTTTAAAGCACCttaagttattaatttttttatatttattaaccttCAATGTTTGTTTTATAGTTGAGTGGTGGTCCCTATTAGGGAGCGGAACTCCAAATTTGCAAAGATTTGCCATAAGAGTTCTGAGTTTAACTTGTAGTGCATCTGGATGCGAGCGGAACTAGAGTGTCTTTGAACATGTGAGAACGAGTCATTATATTTAACTTTCTATATTAAAGCAATTATTCTTCGAATCTAATTACTAATTAGTAACTACTTTATTATGTACAGATTCATTCCAAAAAGAGAAATAGGCTTGAGTTATCGCGTCTCAATGATCTAGTGTACGTTAAGTACAATAGAACATTGGCACGTCGCTATGATATTCGCGATACCATCGATCCTATATGTTGGAAAATATTGAAGATGTGAATGAATGGTTACTTGTTGGCCCTGAAGATCAAGAAGATGAACTAATGTTTGAGGAAGGTGATCTTAATTGGGGTACTGTTGCTATGGCAGCTGgggttgatgatgatattgtctATAgtcttagaagaaagtcaaggtCAAGGTCACTTGACAAGGGAAAAGCGACAAGTTCAAGTCAGACTCGAGCCCTAGTTGATGAAGAAACcaaagaggaagaagatgaggGACAATATAATGAACTGCATGTCGGAATTGAAGATTATGCAAACCTTGAAAAAGAATAGACTTGTTTTATGGATATTGAATTGTTGAATCATTTAAGTTTTAGACTTTTAGTATCTATATAGTATctactaaatatttttaattcttgacttgaaatatttcctaatatattagtgttattgaaattttgatcatttatatattattttaattttttatattaattgtcgTCGTACATTCAAAAGGCGCTCGCCTCGCTGCGTGGCGAGTCGGAGCCTGGTCGCCTTTCGTCGTCCAAAATACTGCTGGGGGATTTCAGTAAAACATGCATTATGTTATCGTCGGCCCATTGAGAAAACTAATCTTATCATCAAAAGGACTCAACACACGTTCAATCCCAATCCTCGTCCTTACTGCGGTTCCTAAGGGCTAAGGACAGCCAAGTGCACTAAGCTCTCGTTTTGCGCAAGGTCCGGAGAAGGATCGGACCACATTCGGTCTATTGAGGTTCCCAGTACATCAAGATCTTTGTGCAAGGCTTAGACGAGTACTCACAAGCTTACATCCTATCTAATCCATATGTCCTACAAAATTATGCTACTAGCCAGAAATATCAGGCATTTATGATGTTATAGCTTAAGATCTCTCGCAAGAAAACATGCAAGATTTTTAAAAATCACCTACAAGATATGGAAATGGAAGTCTTGAAATAATGTTCCTAATATTAACTTGAAGTAAATTTTGAAACCacgaacaaagaaaaaaagatgctACTGTAAACTAGAATCCTCTGGTTGTATGAAAGTCTACCAATATTCAGATATAAGAGGGATCTCATAAGCGGTTGGTGCTGTTTTCACATTTCTTTGAATCCAGTTGATTAAAACAGTAAAAGTCACAACTTGTGGCAAAAACTGAAACCATAAAAAGAAGGGAAAGAAATATGCTATTATAACGAGAACAGTTGTATGAGTGTGCCAATGTTCATAGGTACAAAGTGGATCTACCGAGTGGTTGATGGTCTGTTCACATTCACTTTAACACAGTTAATTAAATATccgtttggtcatgaaaactaaaatttttcggagttggagttgaaattagagttggagttgtgtttggccatgtcttttttgaaaaaaaaaaaattgacttttgaaaaaacttttttaaatatgattttatgccctaacttttacaaactatcaaaatcacccaactaaaatttacctactaataaaaaaagaacacaattagccactattataaaaataattacatatacatggtcatatttaatgaatttcaattatgacatatgtaatatttacattaatagtcattttctcatatttgaaaattttaaatatggatgttatattaacatatcactgcttcctgttttttaggtaacaaatattatcttccaaacaaatttatttttttaggaatttatttaatttatttccttcattttccgttCCTCAAAAATTGGANNNNNNNNNNNNNNNNNNNNNNNNNNNNNNNNNNNNNNNNNNNNNNNNNNNNNNNNNNNNNNNNNNNNNNNNNNNNNNNNNNNNNNNNNNNNNNNNNNNNtagccactattataaaaataattacatatacatggtcatatttaatgaatttcaattatgacatatgtaatatttacattaatagtcattttctcatatttgaaaattttaaatatggatgttatattaacatatcactgcttcctgttttttaggtaacaaatattatcttccaaacaaatttatttttttaggaatttatttaatttatttccttcattttccgttcctaaaaaataagaaatgatgagttgttattaaattttagggtgccgctaatttatttctttaattttcttatacatgaaagattttactgtgtgtgaataaattatttctatgcaaaacatgctttgcatatttatagtatactatatcatataccataaatatataaatatgcttagtatgtttctttatacttttatttttatatatgtgtgtatatggtatatacatggtataaacttcatatataacatactttgtatatttatattataaatatgcttagtatgtttcttaatactttgtatatatatatatgtgtgtgtatagtatatacatggtataaactttatatataacatactttgtatatttctattataaatataatactttatatatttatgggtataaatataatactttatatttatgggtataaatataaattagcagtaaaataatgtcttaaataagggagaaaaattaaataagggataaaaataatgatgagagagaaaaagaaacatatattaattaagatagcattaagtttgaaattataattatcttattttttaaaactgttatatacataatattgaaaagtaatgctataaggagagttttatataaaaatttaaaagattggggttatatgtaataataataaaagttgaaattggagttggaaaattgtgaaaacaacaaaaacctgttttccctttCCAGAAAAATTTTCCGGAATTATTTtccgaattttcatggccaaacaccacaattttcaactCCGGAAAAAATTTTCGGAAAAAAGGAAAAGGTTTCCATGGCCAAACGGACCCTAAAACACATCATGAAAGGTGAACAGGCATAAACTAGGACAGAGGAAGCGTTACTTACCAATCGTGATTCTTCCGCCCATTCCTTCCCATGTTTTAGTCCATCCTCCACACTGGAATCCAAGGTCATCAGCATGTTTTCCTGCTAAAAGAATCCTCTTTGCTTTCCTGTCTAGCGGAAGAAATGGTTTTGTTATATCCTTTCCATTCTTTAGAAGAACCAACGATTTGCGAACTGCTACACGTGCTAATTCACGATGGTGCTGAAACAATTATCAAAACTGTAAATGTTATTATGAAACATCTGCCCAAATACATCCACATAAACTCCATCTCTCTTCCATTTTTTAAGATGTATAAACCGGAAAAATGGAATTAGCAATACATAAATTGTAAAGACAGGTAAAACAGTCTACCAAGTAACATAGTCAATTTCTTTTAACTGCAACGCAAAGTAGATGTTCATTTTGTAGTTGGAGATAAAAGGCAGAATAGTTCAGATTGTAGGTTAAACAAAGGGTTAATAGTATTTTTGGTCCCTTAGTTattactaattttgatatcaacaacaacaacaaacccagtgaatGCCCaccaagtgggatctggggaggataaaatgtacacagtccataccgctacttccGAAAAAGTAAAGacgtttccgatagaccctcggctcaagatcaAGAATAGTTAACACGGTCATAGTAATACCTAAAGCAGAATGGATAGCATAACCGTGATACGAAATGAGAAATAATACAAATAGAGCTAAGAGAGCCATGAAAATAAGAGCAATACGAAAGAAAAAAAcagtaaataagaaataataaaaggccACCCCCTCGTAGTAGCATACACTAACGGCTCCTACCAGTGAGCACAGTCGTAAGCTTACTAAGCCGGCTACACCAGAGCTCCCTAACTACTAGCTATAACCCACACACGcattaaccttctaccctaatccgggacctccacaccttcctatctagagtcatgtcctcaAAAAGCTGTAACAGCCACATGTCTTgcctaatcacttctctccagtatttcttcgacctacctctactcctcctgaaaccacccaaagctagcctctcacacctacgatcTGGGGCATCCGTGCgcttcctcatcacatgcccaaaccatctcagccttcccgcatcttgtcctccaccgaagccactcccaccttctcccggataatctcattcctaactttattTCCTCTAGTAAGTTCACACATCCAACTCAATATTCTCATTTCCgctaccttcaatttttggatgtgggagttcttgactggccaacactccgcaccatacagcatggccggacgaactgccactctgtagaacttgccttttaAGTTTtaagggcaccttcttatcacacagcactcCCGAAGCAAGCCTCCACTTttgatcatagacccaagatacttaaaactatcccttttacaaacatcctgggaatccaacctcaccaccactccGTCCTCCTGcttcgagtcactaaacttgcattccaaatactccgtccTAATTTTGATATCAGTCCTTATGTTATCTATTAAGCATAATAAACCTTCAACAACTTCAAATGTGAACTTTTGATCCCTTTATTAGTGAATAAACATAAATTTCTGAAATATTAGccatttcatcatttaattaTGAATTATCCATGTATCATGTCAAACTGTTATTGTTACTCTATTTTGAGGGTAATATACTTCTAGAAATATCTACATGTAGCATATTTCTTAGATCAAGAGAAGTGCATCAAGGACAAGAATGGAGAAATACTGGTGGAAGAGGCATACATTAGACAAAAATTGCAGACGTATTTCTATAAGCTCTTGAATGAAGAGGGAGGCAGGGATATTGTTTTGGTGGGTTAGAGCACTCCGAAAGTCGTAGGGCCTTTTGGTATTGTAGCTACAAGAAAGTATGCAGAGGTTAAGGGTACAATTGGTAGGATGAGGAGGAGAAGAGAGACTGTGCCAAACAAGATCGCGGTGGAATTTTGGAAGAATGCAGGCAAAGTAGGAATGGGGTGACTAATTgtttagtcatttttaagacaGCCGGAATGCCAGAGGAATGGAGATGAAGTACAAAGATTCTATTATATAAGAATAAAGGTGATGTTCAGAACTGCAATAACTATAAGGAAATCAAGCTACTAAGGCACCCTATGAGAGTTTGGAAGAGAGTGGTCTACATGAAGATGAGGAGGGGTGTGTCTAATCTTTGAGAGCCAATTCAGATTCACGTTGGAGTGATCAACTACAGAAGTCATCCATCTTGTAAGGAGATTCTTGGAGCTGTACAAGGATATGAAAAGAGACTTGCACATAGTGTTCATTAACCTACAGAAGGAATACGATAAAGTCCCAACGGAGATTCTATAGAGGTGTTTGGAGTCTTGAGGTGTCCTCATGGCTTACGGTAAAGCAATTAAGGACATGCACGATGGCGCCAAGACCCGAATATGAATAGGGGAAGGTGACTCAAAAAACTTTCCGGCCATGATAGAGTGGCACCAAGGATCCCCTTAGCTCTTTTCTATTTTCCTCAGAGATGGATGAATTGATGTGGCATATTAAAGGAGAGGGGTCGTGGTGTATGCTATTCATGGATAACATATATTGATCAACGAAACACACAGTGGAGTCAACGATTAGCTGGAAGTTTAGAGAGAGACTTTAGAATCTAAAGGTTTCAGGTTAAGCAGCCCTAAAACAGAGTACCTAGAGTGTAAATTCAGTAATGTGATGCACGAAGCAGAGGTGGAAGTGAAGATCGACACACGAGTCATACCCAAGAGAGGaagtttcaaatattttgaacccACAATCCAAGGAAATAAGGAGATCAACGATGATGTCGCACATTGTATTGGAGCGAGATGGGTGAAATGGAGGCTCGCGTCTGGGGTACTGTGGTGATAAGAATGTGTATCCAAAGATTAAAGGCATGTTCTACAgggtgttggccagtcaagaacgcACACATTCACGAGATGAGGATGCTCaaatggatgtgtggacatactagAAGAGATAGAATTAGGAATCAAGTTATATAGGACAAGGTGGGAGTGGCCTCCATGGCGAACAAGTTGGGAAATGAGATTAAGATGGTTCGGACGTGTGAAGAGGTATGCGTATGCATCAGTAAAGTGGTGTGAGAGATAGGTTATAGCAGATTTTAGGAGGTAGAGGTAAACCAAAGAAGAACTGGGACAGGTGATTCAGGGAACATTTCGAACTTAGTGAGAACATGACCTTGGATAGGAAGGTATAGAGGTCGAGGATTAAGGTAGAAGAGTAGTATCTAGCCTAGTGTTGTAGCACTTTATGTGGGAGAGGCAAGATATAGTCTCCTTTTCCATCTCCTTAGTATTAGTTAGTATTCGTCCAGTATCTTATTCTTCAATTTTGTATTACATGTTGATTCATTTGCTTTGTGCATCTTGCAATTTTGTTTGtcgtcatttttttttcaattctgcTTCACTTACACTTCCTTTGAGCAGAGGGTTTACTGAAACAATCAATCTACTGCACAAACGTAGGGTTAAAGTCTGCAAACATCCTACACCCCTCAGACCCCACTAGTGGGATTACacgggtttgttgttgttataacaTATTTCCTACATAAAGGGACCAAAAGCAGATTTTATACAAATGAAGGTTAAATGTGCTGCATTATATATCACAAGgaccaaaatcataatttatccATAACCGAGGGATGAAAATTGCTATTGTCCCTAAAAGTTATGAAGGGCTTATTTGATGTCAAAATCCAAGACAAATAACTTGATAAAATCTGTCAAGAATGAAGGACAAGTTGGACTTACATTACAACCGACAGTATCCAACAATGACCTATCACTCAGAGGGTTCTCAAAAGCTCCAGAAACAAACTTAACTCTCAGGATCCTTTCAACAGCATCATCAATTCTGGTCATTGGAATCTTCCCAGATTCCACAAGACATCTCAAATGATCAAGAAATAATTGATACCGGAAGGGAACCATCACCTGCAAAAATTTTAACAGGCAGTAACAACAGAAATAACTCATGCAAAGACATAATAACTCtcaatatcatattttatttacCATGTCAATCCCTGCATTGATTGCTGTCAAAATACTCTGGTCATAGTTAGATCCATGAGGATGGTACAATCGGTCAAGTGCTTCGGAATCAGTAATAACAAAGCCCTACAAGAGTTAGCATTCAGATACTTGCACTGTATGTTATCTTTAAGGCAATCATAATCTAAGAAACCAACTGGACAAACAAATAGAACATTAGTGCATAGCATTTCATTCAAAATCGAGGAAAAATataaacaaccataaccaaattcCATGCAACCAGATTCACATTAAAGCGAGACTTTGTTTCTTTCACTCCCTTACCTACTCCTTTGTAAGTTGAAGCAAAAACATCGAAACAAGTGTTTGCACTTTCGGCTTGGTGAAGTTTTAACTAAGTAGAACCACCTCCAAGCCACATGAACATTTCTAGCACTTGGATAAGAGAATCTtttttggaaacagcctctctaacttcatctgaggtagtggtatgaacagcgtacactttaccctccccaaaccccactttgtgggaatacactgggtatgttgttgttgttgttgttgttggataaGAGAATCTTTTGGTGTATTTTTCATGCTGGAATTGAATTtggttttatattttagaaaattgtcGGCAGTTTTCGGATTTGAATTTGAGATAACTGGTTTTGAGACAGCTTTGCGTTTGTCTTCTCAAAAAACTACATGATTAGAGCCCTGCAGCAGTTTTTGAGGCTTTCATTTATGCAAAATTTATGGACTAAAACTGAAAAAGTACTTTcattcattatttaaaaaaaaaaaaaaagaggcaaaGAAAATGGGGACAATATGAAATGCTGAGACAATTGTTTGCTGAATACAAAGTCCAAAACATATTTGGACTTCAACCAATTTGGTTAGTTTTATATATTGTTTTTAAAGAATGACACTGAGTACAAAACATCATGCTTAATTTGGTTTGAAATTCAAATGGGTCCTGAAACTCAGCTTTTTGGAACCACAATATGTCCAATCACTTACCCGACTAAGCATGGTAGAAAACGAGAAAACCATCTTGAGACCTATATGAGTTTTATGTTGAACTCATGGCCCGAATGATCCATAGAACATTAAGAGAACAGGCaatccttaccttaaatccaaGCTTCTCTTTCAAAACTTCAGTCAGAAGAAAGTGGCTAGCATGTAGGTGGCATCCATTCCATTTAGAGTAGGATGCCATCACTGTGCAAACTCCCTGAGAAATACAGTCAATATAAGGGGCAATATGTATTCTCTCTAGATCATCATATGATGATATGGTATTTCCCTCATTTATACCTCGTTCAGTACCCCCATCTCCAACAAAGTGCTTTGCACATGCAACAACCTTGTCGCTGGAATACAATGCATCAATCAGTCCAAAGATACCCTTGCAATTATGAAGACAAATAATATAAAAGCAGAGATCTGTAGAAACATCTGACAAATGTTCAATGAAAAGGTAGTAGTAATAGCTAAGTGACACCTTTCAACTCtgaatttttcttttaactctacgtatatttctttctcttttcttctgaAAATTGCAATATGTAGAATAGCATTTGAATGCACATAAGACTTTTAAGAGTATAGGTTGTAAGACACAAGAGGGATACATTTTCTTATATTCAGAAAAGCGCACTAAATTTGGAATTTGTACATCAACTTTTATCACCTTCCAGATAAGAAAGGATAGTTTTTGGGGTATCCAGGGGGTGGTTGCCCTTGCAAGCCTGTGACAATTGAGGTCATCTTCCTAATAAGTTCAGTTTCTTCACCATAACTCTCGTAGCATCTTCCCCACCTGGGGTCTTTACATACCTGTTAGACATTATTTAAATGGAGAAATTAGAATGTTTCAAGATAATATAGTTACAAATTAGAGATAACAACTATAGAGATATTGCCTTAGCATCAGCTTGGTACTGTGTAGTTTCTCTTTATCAATATACAAGCCActtactttctcaaaaaaaaaaaaaaactactacaACTAGAGTAGAGAGATAGAAATCACGAGGGAATGAGAATATGACAACCTTCAACAAGAATTCCcacaaagaaaaatgacaaatcatcttttcttttcctcgtcaataaaatacaaattatgaAGTCAAATTCattaaataattcatattttaaacttTGATGTGATACACAGAAGTATCCTTTTCTGTTTTGCTTTAAGGGTATAAATTGTCCAGTGTAATTTCACTTTTCCTTGGCTTCATtgatccatgaatcaacacaaaaCAAAGACAATAATGGGACAAGTAACACGTTCAACTTACAGCAACACAGGGAGCAAAATTGTAGTTAATGCCACAGGCCCTGACTTCAAGAGCAGTCACCATCCCAATCTTTTGAGCCAAATCTGCATCTCTGCTCCACATTTATCTAATTTAGGTCTTGGTCTTAAATGATAGTTATCAATAAGAAGTTAGGTAACAAAGATAAAAGCTTGACATAAATTCAACCTGGTCGCTCCGAGGCCCACATTCTGTGGGAAAATGGTGGCACCATAGACATTGTTATTGCCATGAATAGCATCTACTCCATAAAGAAGCGGAATCCCAAGCCGTGATCCCAGCGCGGCCTTTTGGAATCCATCAACCATATCTGCCCAAGCTTCTGATGGGGCATCCTCATATGGTGCACTGCCTCCAACACTGAGAATACTCCCTGAATCACGAAAAAAGGTGCAAGTAAATTTCAGTCAATTAATAGGTCTCAATCCCAGAACATCTTAGGGTCAGGGAGAGAATCCTCTGTAACCGTTCCACTCCATTTAGGTCCATTTCATCCTATATGTGTTCTCTAAAATAGATAACCAGTTTAATATCAACCAGTTAGTATCACCTAATAGAGTCATCTATATGTATTTCTCTATATGCAGTTTCATTTCATTGCAATACAAAATAAAGGATTCTCTGAATCTCACACCTGTCCCTCTACATGGTCAACTAGCTTAACTCAACTACTTAGTAACACCAAATGAATCCTTCatatcctctttttttttctccttttttgatgatgaaaaaatgATTCATCTATACTCTTTCCACTCTATTCAAGTCCATTTAACTCTATTGCTAAATAAGGTGTTAGCTAAATCTCACACTTATTCAACTAATTAGTAACTTAGTTACCACCTTTTTAAATAAGGCAGTTAGAACCATTTAAATGAATTAATTTATGAGTTTACATTCTATACActgcaacaacatacccaataaaGTCTAAAGTCCCACAAGGTGAGGTCTGGGGAAGTAGATTGCACACAAACCTTAATCCTACCTCaaaggtagagaggctatttccgataaaCCATTGTCTCAAGGAAAACATTTCAAAGCAGTCCAGAAAAAGAATTAGCTTAAGTACAAGAAACAGCAAATAACCCATTTTGACAGGTTAATTTACATTGATTGTGTAAAAAATCCTTATAACATTTAGTGAATATAACGTAAATccattatttatataatttttctctattcAGGTTGATTTCATTCCAATACTAGATAAATGACTCTAAATCTCACACTTATATCTACACAACAACTAATTCAATATATCATCTACGAGGATGGAGCTAGCACTTTAGTTATGGATTCGACTAAACTCAGTAGCTtgtatctaaattctatttgtacTTCCTCTGTCTCAATTTAAGAACAAATGACGTCTTTCCA
The Capsicum annuum cultivar UCD-10X-F1 chromosome 6, UCD10Xv1.1, whole genome shotgun sequence DNA segment above includes these coding regions:
- the LOC107853421 gene encoding beta-glucosidase BoGH3B isoform X1, with translation MDCVYKNPSAPIEERVKDLLSRMTLDEKIGQMTQIERGVATLSVITELSIGSILSVGGSAPYEDAPSEAWADMVDGFQKAALGSRLGIPLLYGVDAIHGNNNVYGATIFPQNVGLGATRDADLAQKIGMVTALEVRACGINYNFAPCVAVCKDPRWGRCYESYGEETELIRKMTSIVTGLQGQPPPGYPKNYPFLSGSDKVVACAKHFVGDGGTERGINEGNTISSYDDLERIHIAPYIDCISQGVCTVMASYSKWNGCHLHASHFLLTEVLKEKLGFKGFVITDSEALDRLYHPHGSNYDQSILTAINAGIDMVMVPFRYQLFLDHLRCLVESGKIPMTRIDDAVERILRVKFVSGAFENPLSDRSLLDTVGCNHHRELARVAVRKSLVLLKNGKDITKPFLPLDRKAKRILLAGKHADDLGFQCGGWTKTWEGMGGRITIGTTILDAMKDAVGGETEVVYEENPSPDTFASQDFSYSIVVVGEPPYCESGGDSQDLRIPLGGEELISLVADRVPTLVILISGRPLYIEPLLLEKMDAFVAAWLPGTEGAGITDVIFGDFEFQGRLPMTWFKSVDQLPMHQERNSYEPLFPFGYGLTSKNKVL
- the LOC107853421 gene encoding beta-glucosidase BoGH3B isoform X2, producing the protein MDCVYKNPSAPIEERVKDLLSRMTLDEKIGQMTQIERGVATLSVITELSIGSILSVGGSAPYEDAPSEAWADMVDGFQKAALGSRLGIPLLYGVDAIHGNNNVYGATIFPQNVGLGATRDADLAQKIGMVTALEVRACGINYNFAPCVAVCKDPRWGRCYESYGEETELIRKMTSIVTGLQGQPPPGYPKNYPFLSGSDKVVACAKHFVGDGGTERGINEGNTISSYDDLERIHIAPYIDCISQGVCTVMASYSKWNGCHLHASHFLLTEVLKEKLGFKGFVITDSEALDRLYHPHGSNYDQSILTAINAGIDMVMVPFRYQLFLDHLRCLVESGKIPMTRIDDAVERILRVKFVSGAFENPLSDRSLLDTVGCNF